In the Geobacter sp. FeAm09 genome, one interval contains:
- a CDS encoding alpha/beta fold hydrolase: MPWYEGFGGERLWYREQGEGPALVLVHGWCMSSAVWRFQFDQLSAGGFRVIAPDLRGHGDSPQGSAGCRREVFVADVAALFRHIDLRGALLAGWSLGTQVAIGAVPLLRERLAGVALICGTPCFTSRVDFPHGLAPVEAEGMALKVRRNLKRALEGFCARMFAPGELDASGRADEIRALVAGVSAPETEVALQSLAALAAADVRPELAAIDRPTLVISGELDPICPSAASAYMAQRLSACRPVVYAGCGHAPFMTRCDEFNAQLADFSREVHGRV, translated from the coding sequence ATGCCGTGGTATGAAGGGTTTGGCGGTGAGCGCCTCTGGTACCGGGAACAGGGGGAGGGGCCGGCTCTGGTGCTGGTCCACGGCTGGTGCATGTCCTCTGCCGTCTGGCGCTTCCAATTCGACCAGCTCTCCGCCGGGGGCTTCCGCGTGATCGCCCCGGACTTGCGCGGCCACGGAGACTCCCCCCAGGGCTCTGCCGGATGCCGCCGCGAGGTCTTCGTTGCCGATGTGGCGGCGCTTTTCCGCCACATCGACCTGCGGGGCGCCCTGCTGGCCGGCTGGTCCCTGGGTACCCAGGTGGCCATAGGCGCCGTTCCCCTGCTCAGGGAGCGCCTGGCCGGCGTGGCCCTGATCTGCGGCACGCCCTGCTTCACCTCCCGGGTGGACTTTCCCCACGGGCTCGCCCCGGTGGAGGCCGAGGGCATGGCCCTCAAGGTCCGCCGCAACCTGAAGCGGGCCCTCGAAGGATTCTGCGCCCGCATGTTCGCCCCCGGCGAACTGGATGCAAGTGGCCGCGCCGACGAGATCCGCGCCCTGGTGGCCGGGGTGTCCGCCCCGGAAACGGAGGTGGCGCTGCAATCCCTGGCCGCGCTCGCGGCGGCCGACGTGCGGCCGGAACTTGCGGCCATCGACCGGCCGACCCTGGTGATCAGCGGCGAACTCGATCCGATCTGCCCCTCTGCGGCTTCGGCCTACATGGCACAGCGGCTCTCCGCCTGCCGCCCTGTGGTGTACGCCGGCTGCGGCCATGCGCCATTTATGACCCGTTGCGACGAGTTCAATGCCCAGCTTGCGGATTTCAGCCGGGAGGTGCATGGCCGTGTTTGA
- a CDS encoding methyltransferase domain-containing protein: MFDRRKVGTSFHRHAAAYDRFASVQQRVVRRLMELLEAHVGREPHAALDIGCGTGALAGALKRRYPDVLCCGLDLAFNMLVQAGAKGGKECLLVNGDAEHLPFREDAFDLVVSASTLQWLDSLDGCLEECRRVVKRDGVIALAFFGGATLWELQECYREALARRASGDDPRMGRLHRFMGIEAVQQAVERLDMGEALVTSEIEMEYHSDVAGLLSSIKGIGAGTASRGGTGGLGWRGIISDMSEAYRRRFLADGKIPATYEVIYLMVKPA; this comes from the coding sequence GTGTTTGACAGACGCAAGGTCGGCACCTCGTTTCACCGGCACGCCGCGGCATACGACCGTTTCGCCTCGGTGCAGCAGCGGGTGGTGCGGCGCCTTATGGAGCTGCTGGAGGCGCACGTCGGGAGGGAGCCCCACGCCGCACTGGATATCGGCTGCGGTACCGGGGCGTTGGCGGGCGCCCTGAAACGACGCTATCCGGACGTCCTGTGCTGCGGGCTCGACCTGGCCTTCAACATGCTCGTTCAGGCCGGCGCCAAGGGGGGCAAGGAGTGCCTGCTCGTCAACGGGGATGCGGAGCATCTTCCGTTTCGGGAGGACGCGTTCGATCTCGTCGTGTCCGCATCGACCCTGCAATGGCTCGATTCCCTGGATGGCTGTCTCGAAGAGTGCCGGAGGGTCGTCAAGCGGGATGGGGTGATCGCCCTGGCCTTCTTCGGCGGCGCGACGCTCTGGGAGTTGCAGGAATGCTATCGTGAGGCGCTCGCCCGGCGCGCGTCGGGGGACGACCCGCGTATGGGGCGTTTGCATCGTTTCATGGGGATTGAGGCGGTGCAACAGGCGGTGGAGCGGCTTGACATGGGGGAGGCGCTGGTGACCAGCGAGATCGAGATGGAGTATCACTCCGACGTGGCCGGGCTGCTTTCGTCCATCAAGGGCATCGGCGCCGGAACGGCGTCGCGGGGCGGCACCGGGGGGCTCGGGTGGCGCGGGATTATCAGCGATATGTCCGAGGCCTACCGGCGGCGTTTCCTGGCTGACGGCAAGATTCCTGCAACCTACGAGGTGATCTATCTCATGGTGAAACCGGCCTGA
- a CDS encoding helix-turn-helix transcriptional regulator produces MEFNVNKQFAAEAEVLKVLGHPIRLKIVAGLCTQECNVKHIWECLNLPQATVSQHLALLKHKGIIEGKREGVEVHYSVIHPLAKKIIAAL; encoded by the coding sequence ATGGAATTTAATGTCAATAAGCAATTTGCCGCCGAGGCAGAGGTCTTGAAGGTCCTGGGCCATCCGATCAGGCTCAAGATCGTGGCCGGCCTCTGCACCCAGGAATGTAATGTAAAACATATCTGGGAGTGCCTCAACCTCCCGCAAGCCACGGTGTCCCAACACCTGGCCCTGTTGAAGCACAAGGGGATCATCGAGGGGAAACGGGAGGGGGTCGAGGTGCATTACAGCGTCATCCACCCCCTGGCCAAGAAGATCATCGCCGCACTGTAA